From a single Equus asinus isolate D_3611 breed Donkey chromosome 2, EquAss-T2T_v2, whole genome shotgun sequence genomic region:
- the MAPK8 gene encoding mitogen-activated protein kinase 8 isoform X1, whose protein sequence is MSRSKRDSNFYSVEIGDSTFTVLKRYQNLKPIGSGAQGIVCAAYDAILERNVAIKKLSRPFQNQTHAKRAYRELVLMKCVNHKNIIGLLNVFTPQKSLEEFQDVYIVMELMDANLCQVIQMELDHERMSYLLYQMLCGIKHLHSAGIIHRDLKPSNIVVKSDCTLKILDFGLARTAGTSFMMTPYVVTRYYRAPEVILGMGYKENVDIWSVGCIMGEMIKGGVLFPGTDHIDQWNKVIEQLGTPCPEFMKKLQPTVRTYVENRPKYAGYSFEKLFPDVLFPADSEHNKLKASQARDLLSKMLVIDASKRISVDEALQHPYINVWYDPSEAEAPPPKIPDKQLDEREHTIEEWKELIYKEVMDLEERTKNGVIRGQPSPLGAAVINGSQHPSSSSSVNDVSSMSTDPTLASDTDSSLEASAGPLGCCR, encoded by the exons ATGAGCAGAAGCAAACGTGACAGCAATTTTTATAGTGTAGAGATTGGAGATTCTACATTCACAGTCCTGAAACGATATCAGAATTTAAAGCCTATAGGCTCAGGAGCTCAAGGAATAGTATG TGCAGCTTATGATgccattcttgaaagaaatgttGCAATCAAGAAACTAAGCCGGCCATTTCAGAATCAGACTCATGCTAAGCGGGCTTACAGAGAGCTAGTTCTTATGAAATGTGTTAATCACAAAAAT ATAATTGGCCTTTTGAATGTTTTCACACCACAGAAGTCCCTAGAAGAATTTCAGGATGT TTACATAGTCATGGAGCTCATGGATGCAAATCTTTGCCAAGTGATTCAGATGGAACTAGATCATGAAAGAATGTCCTACCTTCTCTATCAGATGCTGTGTGGAATCAAGCACCTTCACTCTGCTGGAATTATTCATCGG gaCTTAAAGCCCAGTAATATAGTAGTAAAATCAGACTGCACTTTGAAGATTCTTGACTTTGGACTGGCCAGGACTGCAGGAACTAGTTTTATGATGACACCTTACGTAGTGACTCGCTACTACAGAGCACCTGAGGTCATCCTAGGCATGGGCTACAAAGAAAACG TTGACATTTGGTCAGTTGGGTGCATCATGGGAGAAATGATCAAAGGTGGTGTTTTGTTCCCAGGTACAGATC ATATTGATCAGTGGAATAAAGTTATCGAACAGCTTGGAACACCATGTCCTGAATTCATGAAGAAACTACAGCCAACAGTAAGGACTTATGTCGAAAACAGACCTAAATATGCTGGATATAGCTTTGAGAAACTCTTCCCTGATGTACTTTTCCCAGCTGACTCAGAACACAACAAACTTAAAG CCAGTCAGGCAAGGGATTTATTATCCAAAATGCTGGTGATTGACGCGTCTAAAAGGATCTCTGTGGATGAAGCGCTCCAGCACCCGTATATCAATGTCTGGTATGACCCTTCGGAAGCAGAAGCT CCACCACCAAAGATACCTGACAAGCAGTTAGATGAAAGGGAACACACGATAGAAGAGTGGAAAG AATTGATATACAAGGAAGTTATGGACTTGGAGGAGAGAACCAAGAATGGAGTTATACGGGGGCAGCCCTCTCCTTTAG GTGCAGCAGTGATCAATGGCTCTCAGCATCCATCGTCATCATCGTCTGTCAATGATGTGTCTTCAATGTCGACAGATCCAACTTTGGCCTCGGATACAGACAGCAGTCTTGAAGCATCTGCTGGACCTCTGGGCTGCTGTAGATGA
- the MAPK8 gene encoding mitogen-activated protein kinase 8 isoform X5 has product MIIGLLNVFTPQKSLEEFQDVYIVMELMDANLCQVIQMELDHERMSYLLYQMLCGIKHLHSAGIIHRDLKPSNIVVKSDCTLKILDFGLARTAGTSFMMTPYVVTRYYRAPEVILGMGYKENVDIWSVGCIMGEMIKGGVLFPGTDHIDQWNKVIEQLGTPCPEFMKKLQPTVRTYVENRPKYAGYSFEKLFPDVLFPADSEHNKLKASQARDLLSKMLVIDASKRISVDEALQHPYINVWYDPSEAEAPPPKIPDKQLDEREHTIEEWKELIYKEVMDLEERTKNGVIRGQPSPLGAAVINGSQHPSSSSSVNDVSSMSTDPTLASDTDSSLEASAGPLGCCR; this is encoded by the exons ATG ATAATTGGCCTTTTGAATGTTTTCACACCACAGAAGTCCCTAGAAGAATTTCAGGATGT TTACATAGTCATGGAGCTCATGGATGCAAATCTTTGCCAAGTGATTCAGATGGAACTAGATCATGAAAGAATGTCCTACCTTCTCTATCAGATGCTGTGTGGAATCAAGCACCTTCACTCTGCTGGAATTATTCATCGG gaCTTAAAGCCCAGTAATATAGTAGTAAAATCAGACTGCACTTTGAAGATTCTTGACTTTGGACTGGCCAGGACTGCAGGAACTAGTTTTATGATGACACCTTACGTAGTGACTCGCTACTACAGAGCACCTGAGGTCATCCTAGGCATGGGCTACAAAGAAAACG TTGACATTTGGTCAGTTGGGTGCATCATGGGAGAAATGATCAAAGGTGGTGTTTTGTTCCCAGGTACAGATC ATATTGATCAGTGGAATAAAGTTATCGAACAGCTTGGAACACCATGTCCTGAATTCATGAAGAAACTACAGCCAACAGTAAGGACTTATGTCGAAAACAGACCTAAATATGCTGGATATAGCTTTGAGAAACTCTTCCCTGATGTACTTTTCCCAGCTGACTCAGAACACAACAAACTTAAAG CCAGTCAGGCAAGGGATTTATTATCCAAAATGCTGGTGATTGACGCGTCTAAAAGGATCTCTGTGGATGAAGCGCTCCAGCACCCGTATATCAATGTCTGGTATGACCCTTCGGAAGCAGAAGCT CCACCACCAAAGATACCTGACAAGCAGTTAGATGAAAGGGAACACACGATAGAAGAGTGGAAAG AATTGATATACAAGGAAGTTATGGACTTGGAGGAGAGAACCAAGAATGGAGTTATACGGGGGCAGCCCTCTCCTTTAG GTGCAGCAGTGATCAATGGCTCTCAGCATCCATCGTCATCATCGTCTGTCAATGATGTGTCTTCAATGTCGACAGATCCAACTTTGGCCTCGGATACAGACAGCAGTCTTGAAGCATCTGCTGGACCTCTGGGCTGCTGTAGATGA
- the MAPK8 gene encoding mitogen-activated protein kinase 8 isoform X2, which translates to MSRSKRDSNFYSVEIGDSTFTVLKRYQNLKPIGSGAQGIVCAAYDAILERNVAIKKLSRPFQNQTHAKRAYRELVLMKCVNHKNIIGLLNVFTPQKSLEEFQDVYIVMELMDANLCQVIQMELDHERMSYLLYQMLCGIKHLHSAGIIHRDLKPSNIVVKSDCTLKILDFGLARTAGTSFMMTPYVVTRYYRAPEVILGMGYKENVDLWSVGCIMGEMVCHKILFPGRDYIDQWNKVIEQLGTPCPEFMKKLQPTVRTYVENRPKYAGYSFEKLFPDVLFPADSEHNKLKASQARDLLSKMLVIDASKRISVDEALQHPYINVWYDPSEAEAPPPKIPDKQLDEREHTIEEWKELIYKEVMDLEERTKNGVIRGQPSPLGAAVINGSQHPSSSSSVNDVSSMSTDPTLASDTDSSLEASAGPLGCCR; encoded by the exons ATGAGCAGAAGCAAACGTGACAGCAATTTTTATAGTGTAGAGATTGGAGATTCTACATTCACAGTCCTGAAACGATATCAGAATTTAAAGCCTATAGGCTCAGGAGCTCAAGGAATAGTATG TGCAGCTTATGATgccattcttgaaagaaatgttGCAATCAAGAAACTAAGCCGGCCATTTCAGAATCAGACTCATGCTAAGCGGGCTTACAGAGAGCTAGTTCTTATGAAATGTGTTAATCACAAAAAT ATAATTGGCCTTTTGAATGTTTTCACACCACAGAAGTCCCTAGAAGAATTTCAGGATGT TTACATAGTCATGGAGCTCATGGATGCAAATCTTTGCCAAGTGATTCAGATGGAACTAGATCATGAAAGAATGTCCTACCTTCTCTATCAGATGCTGTGTGGAATCAAGCACCTTCACTCTGCTGGAATTATTCATCGG gaCTTAAAGCCCAGTAATATAGTAGTAAAATCAGACTGCACTTTGAAGATTCTTGACTTTGGACTGGCCAGGACTGCAGGAACTAGTTTTATGATGACACCTTACGTAGTGACTCGCTACTACAGAGCACCTGAGGTCATCCTAGGCATGGGCTACAAAGAAAACG TGGATTTATGGTCTGTGGGGTGCATTATGGGAGAAATGGTTTGCCACAAAATCCTCTTTCCAGGAAGGGACT ATATTGATCAGTGGAATAAAGTTATCGAACAGCTTGGAACACCATGTCCTGAATTCATGAAGAAACTACAGCCAACAGTAAGGACTTATGTCGAAAACAGACCTAAATATGCTGGATATAGCTTTGAGAAACTCTTCCCTGATGTACTTTTCCCAGCTGACTCAGAACACAACAAACTTAAAG CCAGTCAGGCAAGGGATTTATTATCCAAAATGCTGGTGATTGACGCGTCTAAAAGGATCTCTGTGGATGAAGCGCTCCAGCACCCGTATATCAATGTCTGGTATGACCCTTCGGAAGCAGAAGCT CCACCACCAAAGATACCTGACAAGCAGTTAGATGAAAGGGAACACACGATAGAAGAGTGGAAAG AATTGATATACAAGGAAGTTATGGACTTGGAGGAGAGAACCAAGAATGGAGTTATACGGGGGCAGCCCTCTCCTTTAG GTGCAGCAGTGATCAATGGCTCTCAGCATCCATCGTCATCATCGTCTGTCAATGATGTGTCTTCAATGTCGACAGATCCAACTTTGGCCTCGGATACAGACAGCAGTCTTGAAGCATCTGCTGGACCTCTGGGCTGCTGTAGATGA
- the MAPK8 gene encoding mitogen-activated protein kinase 8 isoform X3 — translation MSRSKRDSNFYSVEIGDSTFTVLKRYQNLKPIGSGAQGIVCAAYDAILERNVAIKKLSRPFQNQTHAKRAYRELVLMKCVNHKNIIGLLNVFTPQKSLEEFQDVYIVMELMDANLCQVIQMELDHERMSYLLYQMLCGIKHLHSAGIIHRDLKPSNIVVKSDCTLKILDFGLARTAGTSFMMTPYVVTRYYRAPEVILGMGYKENVDIWSVGCIMGEMIKGGVLFPGTDHIDQWNKVIEQLGTPCPEFMKKLQPTVRTYVENRPKYAGYSFEKLFPDVLFPADSEHNKLKASQARDLLSKMLVIDASKRISVDEALQHPYINVWYDPSEAEAPPPKIPDKQLDEREHTIEEWKELIYKEVMDLEERTKNGVIRGQPSPLAQVQQ, via the exons ATGAGCAGAAGCAAACGTGACAGCAATTTTTATAGTGTAGAGATTGGAGATTCTACATTCACAGTCCTGAAACGATATCAGAATTTAAAGCCTATAGGCTCAGGAGCTCAAGGAATAGTATG TGCAGCTTATGATgccattcttgaaagaaatgttGCAATCAAGAAACTAAGCCGGCCATTTCAGAATCAGACTCATGCTAAGCGGGCTTACAGAGAGCTAGTTCTTATGAAATGTGTTAATCACAAAAAT ATAATTGGCCTTTTGAATGTTTTCACACCACAGAAGTCCCTAGAAGAATTTCAGGATGT TTACATAGTCATGGAGCTCATGGATGCAAATCTTTGCCAAGTGATTCAGATGGAACTAGATCATGAAAGAATGTCCTACCTTCTCTATCAGATGCTGTGTGGAATCAAGCACCTTCACTCTGCTGGAATTATTCATCGG gaCTTAAAGCCCAGTAATATAGTAGTAAAATCAGACTGCACTTTGAAGATTCTTGACTTTGGACTGGCCAGGACTGCAGGAACTAGTTTTATGATGACACCTTACGTAGTGACTCGCTACTACAGAGCACCTGAGGTCATCCTAGGCATGGGCTACAAAGAAAACG TTGACATTTGGTCAGTTGGGTGCATCATGGGAGAAATGATCAAAGGTGGTGTTTTGTTCCCAGGTACAGATC ATATTGATCAGTGGAATAAAGTTATCGAACAGCTTGGAACACCATGTCCTGAATTCATGAAGAAACTACAGCCAACAGTAAGGACTTATGTCGAAAACAGACCTAAATATGCTGGATATAGCTTTGAGAAACTCTTCCCTGATGTACTTTTCCCAGCTGACTCAGAACACAACAAACTTAAAG CCAGTCAGGCAAGGGATTTATTATCCAAAATGCTGGTGATTGACGCGTCTAAAAGGATCTCTGTGGATGAAGCGCTCCAGCACCCGTATATCAATGTCTGGTATGACCCTTCGGAAGCAGAAGCT CCACCACCAAAGATACCTGACAAGCAGTTAGATGAAAGGGAACACACGATAGAAGAGTGGAAAG AATTGATATACAAGGAAGTTATGGACTTGGAGGAGAGAACCAAGAATGGAGTTATACGGGGGCAGCCCTCTCCTTTAG CACAGGTGCAGCAGTGA
- the MAPK8 gene encoding mitogen-activated protein kinase 8 isoform X4, with the protein MSRSKRDSNFYSVEIGDSTFTVLKRYQNLKPIGSGAQGIVCAAYDAILERNVAIKKLSRPFQNQTHAKRAYRELVLMKCVNHKNIIGLLNVFTPQKSLEEFQDVYIVMELMDANLCQVIQMELDHERMSYLLYQMLCGIKHLHSAGIIHRDLKPSNIVVKSDCTLKILDFGLARTAGTSFMMTPYVVTRYYRAPEVILGMGYKENVDLWSVGCIMGEMVCHKILFPGRDYIDQWNKVIEQLGTPCPEFMKKLQPTVRTYVENRPKYAGYSFEKLFPDVLFPADSEHNKLKASQARDLLSKMLVIDASKRISVDEALQHPYINVWYDPSEAEAPPPKIPDKQLDEREHTIEEWKELIYKEVMDLEERTKNGVIRGQPSPLAQVQQ; encoded by the exons ATGAGCAGAAGCAAACGTGACAGCAATTTTTATAGTGTAGAGATTGGAGATTCTACATTCACAGTCCTGAAACGATATCAGAATTTAAAGCCTATAGGCTCAGGAGCTCAAGGAATAGTATG TGCAGCTTATGATgccattcttgaaagaaatgttGCAATCAAGAAACTAAGCCGGCCATTTCAGAATCAGACTCATGCTAAGCGGGCTTACAGAGAGCTAGTTCTTATGAAATGTGTTAATCACAAAAAT ATAATTGGCCTTTTGAATGTTTTCACACCACAGAAGTCCCTAGAAGAATTTCAGGATGT TTACATAGTCATGGAGCTCATGGATGCAAATCTTTGCCAAGTGATTCAGATGGAACTAGATCATGAAAGAATGTCCTACCTTCTCTATCAGATGCTGTGTGGAATCAAGCACCTTCACTCTGCTGGAATTATTCATCGG gaCTTAAAGCCCAGTAATATAGTAGTAAAATCAGACTGCACTTTGAAGATTCTTGACTTTGGACTGGCCAGGACTGCAGGAACTAGTTTTATGATGACACCTTACGTAGTGACTCGCTACTACAGAGCACCTGAGGTCATCCTAGGCATGGGCTACAAAGAAAACG TGGATTTATGGTCTGTGGGGTGCATTATGGGAGAAATGGTTTGCCACAAAATCCTCTTTCCAGGAAGGGACT ATATTGATCAGTGGAATAAAGTTATCGAACAGCTTGGAACACCATGTCCTGAATTCATGAAGAAACTACAGCCAACAGTAAGGACTTATGTCGAAAACAGACCTAAATATGCTGGATATAGCTTTGAGAAACTCTTCCCTGATGTACTTTTCCCAGCTGACTCAGAACACAACAAACTTAAAG CCAGTCAGGCAAGGGATTTATTATCCAAAATGCTGGTGATTGACGCGTCTAAAAGGATCTCTGTGGATGAAGCGCTCCAGCACCCGTATATCAATGTCTGGTATGACCCTTCGGAAGCAGAAGCT CCACCACCAAAGATACCTGACAAGCAGTTAGATGAAAGGGAACACACGATAGAAGAGTGGAAAG AATTGATATACAAGGAAGTTATGGACTTGGAGGAGAGAACCAAGAATGGAGTTATACGGGGGCAGCCCTCTCCTTTAG CACAGGTGCAGCAGTGA